TAGTTTTGGTAGTCTTTAGGCATCACTCGTCTATGAAAATTATCTTCATATGATTTCCCTATTCTCAATAAATATGCCTCTGAAAACTGTTTCCCTATAAAGGTTAAACTTATAGGCTCACCAGATGCTTTATACCCCATAGGTATTGTCAAAGCAGGATATTTAGCTACTGCAGCATAACCAGCGTGGTAATTATTAATAGATAAAACAGCATCTAGTTTGTACTTATCCATCGCTGTATCGAAGAAAATGCGTCCATTTTTTTCAAGATTAGCTTTTATTTCTTCTAACTCAGTAGTTGTGGTAGTATCTGATAATATGCCTTCAAACAATGCTTGCCCGTAAGGAATTCTAACCAACGAATCCGCATTATTAAATATCACCGCATCAGCAATCGAAGTAATTTTAACTAATTCAGGATTGGTTTTTTCTTTTATATACGCCTTTAAATCATTCCGCATATCAATATTGAGGATACTCAAAAAACCATTCATAGCAAACTCTGGTGGTGTAAACTCAATTATTGTTGCGCCAGCTTCTTTTAAATCTTCAATGGTCTGTTGGTAAATACTATCGGTCTCCATCAGCTCTTTAATAGCACCCAATCTCATTTCTGAAAAAGGTATTGGATGTAAGCCTGCAGATAAAACTCCCAGAAAATTATCTTCTACAGATGCAGGATCTGACTCATCATAACCAAACATTGCAGATAGCAAAATAGCATTGTCCTTTACATTTTTAGTCATGGGTCCTGGGGTATCCAAGGTACTTGAAATAGGTACAATGCCAGACCTACTTAATAAACCTATCGTCGGTTTTAAACCTACCACAGAGTTCTGACTACTAGGTGATAAAATAGAACCAGAAGTTTCTGTACCTACCGCAGCAACAGCATAATTCGCAGCAACTGCCGTACCACTACCAGAACTTGAACCGCCTGTTTCAAAGACTCTTCTCCCATACGGGTTAAGAGTTTGACCACCATAAGCACTATACCCTACCGGGCAACCTGAACATAAAAAATATGCCCATTCACTTAAGTTGACCTTACCTAAAATTAAAGCTCCATTCTTTTTCAATTGCTGAACTATAAACGAATCCTCAACTTCATTATCCATAAGCGCAATTGAACCTGCAGTAGTTTTCATGCCCAAGGTATTAATGTTGTCTTTTAACAAAATAGGCATACCATAAATTGGATGTTGCATTTGAGCTGCTATTCCCTTTTCATTTTGCCTATCTAATTCTCGAGCTTGCTCAACCACGTCTTTATTTAGAGCTATTATGGTATTTAAAGTTGTCTCATTATTCAACTCATACTTATAAATGCGATATAAATAAAACAATACCAAATTTTCATACGCTAGCCTACCTTCTTTGATATGATTTCGAATAACAAAAATATCTTGCTCCAAAATCATAGGAAGCATCTCTTTATATGCTGCCTCTGTTAGCTTAGAAACTTCTTCATACAAAGGGGTAAATACATCATTTTTATCTAGCACCTTAGATTGAATTAGCTTGTACTGCATGCGACCATTTTCGTGATCTACATTCCCAGCTACTTCTATAGAATCATTATAGGGCTTCCAAAGAATTACTTCCTCTTTCTTAGCCTCTTGTTCGTTTTTACAGGCACTCAACAAAATTATGACTAATAATAAAAAATGCTTTTTCATACTTTTATTTATTTGTTGATTGAAGAGTTTTCCATCTGCGGATATCATTTTGGTTTAAACGAACAAATTCATCTTTACCTTCCTTTTCAGCTAGAACAATAGAAATGCTAGATGCTTTTATTGCTGCTTCATATTTTTTTAAATCTGCCAAAATCAAAGAACGTACTCTATGAAAGTAATAGGTATCTCCGCCCATACTAATAGCCTTATCGACATAACCGAGGGATTTTATAGTTTCTAATCCCTGTTCTTGATAATACCTTGCAATTTCATAATAGGTTTGTGCCGTGGGGGTATTTAATAATTCAGCATAAATCTGCTCTTGAAAAATAGATTTTGTATCAAATTGAATGGGGATTGAAACTTCTGTACTTCCCCAATTCCACTTCATCAAAGCTCCGTTGTGATTAATATCATCAAATGAAATCAGAAAAGTCTCTTGAAAATCTTGTTTTTGAATCGGTATAACAGGAATACGTAATGCATCTTCTTCTGCATTATACTTAAGTCGACCATCACCCCAATGCGAAATATTCTTATGAAAAACTATTTGCCACTCGTTTTCTTCAGGAAAAGCGTACAAGGCATAAGTACCTTTAACAAGCTTTTGACCTTCAATAAAAACATCTGTGCTGAAAGTGATTTTGGTAGATTCATTAGCACCTACACGCCAAATACGACCAAAAGGTACCAAACTAGATTCCCCATTTGATTTATTACCAAACAAAACTCGACCCTTAGCAGATGGTCTTGAGTATGCTATGGTAATTTTTGAGAATCCGACTTCTTGCTCAATCTTAGAAAACGGACTAGCTTTTGGGTGATTCATTTGCCCCCAACTCAGATTACATAATAAAAGAGGAAGTATGAACCAGGTGTATCTCAATTTTAAATTTTAAAGAATGAATCTACGAACTCATGCTTATTAAATGCTTGTAAATCTTCAATACCTTCACCTATACCAATATACTTTACCGGTATTTTAAATTGATCAGATATACCTATAACTACGCCACCTTTTGCAGTACCATCTAATTTGGTGATTGCCAAAGCTGTAACTTCTGTAGCTTTCGTAAATTGTTTTGCTTGCTCAAATGCATTTTGCCCAGTAGAACCATCTAACACCAACAATACTTCATGCGGAGTATCGGCAACCACTTTTTGCATTACGCGTTTTACCTTGGTCAGCTCATTCATTAAGTTCACCTTGTTATGTAATCTACCAGCTGTGTCAATAATTACCACATCGGCATCTTGGGTAACGGCAGAACTCAAAGTATCAAAGGCAACAGAAGCAGGATCACTACCCATTTGCTGCTTTACTATAGGTACATCTACACGATCAGCCCATACCTGTAATTGATCTATCGCCGCAGCCCTAAAAGTATCGGCTGCACCAAGAACTACTTTTAAACCTTGATTTTTAAAACGATAAGCCAACTTACCAATAGTTGTAGTCTTACCAACACCATTTACGCCAACAACCATAATTACATATGGCTTTTTATCTTTTGGTATTTGAATATCGCCAGTGTCGCTATCGTTGGTCTCTGAAAGTAGACCAGCAATTTCAGCTCTTAAAATAGAATTAAGCTCATCTGTACCTACATACTTATCGCGAGCAACTCTTGCTTCTATTCTTTGTATAATCTTTAAGGTAGTATCTACACCAACATCTGAAGAAACCAATACTTCTTCAAGATTATCTAAAACGTCATCATCTACTTTAGACTTACCAGCAACCGCTTTAGCTAACTTCGAAAAGAAGCTGGTTTTAGTTTTTTCCAAACCTTTATCTAAGGTTTCTTTTTTCTGAGAAGAAAATATTTTTTTAAATAAGCTCATTGTTTATCCTATGGTTAGTCAAATATAAAAAATTAAAAAGCCCCTTTCGTATGAAAGGGGCTCAATAACTACTAAAAGTTATATTTCTTATTTCTTGGCAATCCAAGCATCAACCATTTCTGGTGCCATTACTTGCTCTACAAAAACGTAAGCACCTGATTTTGGTGACTTAACCATTTTTATAGCTTTTGTCAATCTTTTAGAACTTGTCTGTAAACTTGCTACGGTCTTCTTAGCCATGTCTTATGTTTTTAGTGATTCTCTTTTAAAAAAAAGAATCTATTTAATTTCTTTATGAAGGGTCATTCTCTTAAGAATAGGATTGAATTTTTTAATTTCCAATCTCTCAGGAGTGTTCTTCTTATTTTTTGTTGTGATATATCTTGAAGTACCTGGTTGACCAGATTCTTTATGCTCTGTGCATTCTAATATAACTTGTATTCTATTACCTTTCTTTGCCATCTTAATGCTCTATTTTCCAGATTACTTAATAACGAATCCTTTTGCTTTTGCTTCTTTCAAAACAGCAGATATTCCTTTTTTATTGATACTCTTTAAAGCTCTTGTAGAAACTTTAATAGTAATCCAACGGTCTTCTTCAGGAATGTAGAAACGCTTTTTAGATAGATTTACATCAAATCTTCTTCTCGTTTTATTAATTGAAAACGAAACATTGTTTCCAAACATCGCCTTCTTCCCCGTAATTTCACATACTTTTGACATCGTGCTGACTTTTTCTTTTAAACAGGGTGCAAATTTATATCTTTTTTATCGTTCCAACAACAATAAAGATCACATTTTTAAAATTTCTTTTTGAAGAAGCTCAAAAGCCTTATTTACAGACTTTTCCACAACCCTCTCGCGAGTGCTTCCCATTTTAAATTCTTGTACAAATTTCGACTTCGGTCCATCGATCGCTATAAACACCGTTCCAACCTCCGCATTTGAATCTCCTTTTGTTGGTCCTGCATTACCTGTAGTGGCTATTGCAAAATCGGTTTTCATCAATTCTTTTGCTCCTTTTGCCATTGAAGTTGCAACTTCTGCGCTAACCACAGAATGTTTATCTACTAATTCTTTAGGCACCTTTAGTACATTTATTTTAGCCTCTGTAGCATAACTGACCACAGCACCTTTAAAATAATTAGACGCTCCTGGGATTGAAGTAATTTTCTCTGCAATTTTACCTCCCGTAAAACTTTCTGCCGTAGACAAAGTTAATTTTTTACCTGTCAACAATTTAGCTACAGTCTCTTCTAAGCTTTCATCATCTTCGAGCCCAAATACAACATCGTTGATTAACGGATATAATTTATCGCATTCCGCATCCATTGCAGCTGCCAATTCATCATAATCAGCCGCTTTACCAGACAATCGCAACCTCACCTTACCCAAATTAGGTAAATAGGCCAATTTAATGTTAGAAGGCAGATTATCTTCCCACGCTTCAATACGCTTGGCAAGTGCACTTTCTCCTACACCGTAGGTAACTATTGTTCTATGGATTATATGAGGTCTTTTATAATAAGCTGCCAATGCAGGAATCACAGATTCTGTCATTAGATGCTTCATTTCAAAAGGTACACCAGGCATTGAGATGAATGTTACTTCATTCTCCCTGATTAACATACCAGGGGCAGTACCATTGGCATTATGCAAAACTTCTGCCCTACTCGGTACCAAAGCTTGCATTCTATTAATATCTGATATTGGAGTATTGCTAATATATTTTGCAAATAACTCTTCTACATGCGCCAATACTTCGGCATTCTCAACAAGCTCATCATTAAAGAACTCACATAGGGTATGTTTGGTAATATCATCTTTTGTAGGACCTAGACCGCCTGTAATAATAACCACATCTACTCGTTCTGAAGCATCTTTAAAAGCCTTCAGTAAATGTGTACGTTCATCTTGTATAGAGGTAATCTGATAAACTGAAATACCTATTTTGTTCAGTTCTTTACCAATAAATGCGGAATTCGTATCAATGATTTGACCGATGAGAATTTCATCGCCAATTGTAATAATTTCAGCAAGCATTATAACTGGAAATCATTTTTTAATTCTGCCACAACCTGATTAATATCGGTCTTCAGCATTGGAAATCTCTTCTCTATCTCTGCCATATTAGCTTCTTGCTTACCTAAGGTTTCTAACTCTAAAGCTATAGCACGTGTTTGCTCCATTCCAAGCAAATCTACGTTTGGCTTTATTTTATGCGCAAGTTTGTACACTTGATCATGGTTTTTCTCTTGAAGCGCTATTTCTAAAGCTTCTAAATCTTCAGGTACTTCTTCCAAAAAAACAGCAATAACAGAATTTATAAAATCCTGATCCCCCTCTGCCATCTCGTTAATCTTATCCAGGTTATAAATCATCACTTAATTTTTAAGGTAAAAAGCTCTTTGTCTTCCAAACTACCCGTAAGATAGTCATTTGGACTTATTTTCCCAACACCGGCAGGTGTTCCAGTAAAAATAATGTCTCCTTTTTTCAACATAAAGAACGTTGAAACATAAGCAATTATTTCATCTATCTTCCAAAGCATAAAACCGGTATTGCCTTCTTGCACAATCTTGTCATTCTTTAACAACCTAAAATTAAGATCATTAATGTCTTTAAAATCAGTTTTTGGAAGCCACTCTCCTATCACGGCAGCACCATCAAATCCTTTGGCCTTTTCCCACGGAAGCCCCTTTTCTTTTAATTTAGATTGCAAATCTCTTGCTGTAAAATCTATACCCAATCCTATCTCATCATAATAAGTAGGCGCGAATTCTTCACTAATATGTTTACCTACTTTCTTGATTTTCACCAAAACCTCCACTTCATAATGCACGTCATTTGAAAATTCTGGAATATAAAAATCTTGTTGTTTTGGTAATACTGATGAATCTGGTTTTATAAAAACTACCGGCTCTTCTGGTCTTTCGTTCTTAAGCTCATCAATATGTGCAGTATAATTTCTGCCGATACATATAATCTTCATATTACCTTATTTTTTCTTAGACAATTTAAGACTGATCGCTGGTATCAGATTTTCATTATTACCTGGCGCTTTTATTGCAAAATCTGTCCATTCGCCCATACCATAAACCATAGTCTTAAAATTTTGATTCTTTTGATAAACAGCAGCAAATGTAGGCGCAAAACGATCTTCTACTACTTTCTTATTTGTAATAGGATGCTTATACGTATTCGTATACCAGTTATAAGGAAGAAAAATCCATTCTAATCCAATATACACACCTTCATCTGGCATTCTTATACCCATACTTGAAAGATCTATAGATACGTAATCTTCGTTTTTAGAACTCTCTAAAACGATACTCTTACGCATTAAATCATGATTAGGTTTTTTGGTTTTCTTATCAACATCATATATTCGAAGTCTAAATTTTGACGAAGCTCTTTTGAACTTGCTATTCTGCTGAACATGAATAGTAATTTTCTGTAAATACTTTTTAGCAGCGCCTATATTTGGAAAATATAATGCCAATACCCAAGGGGTCTCCGCAGAAGAAAATCCGCTTTTAATACTATATGAACTCACAGGATTTAATACCTGTGAATCTCCCAAGCTTTGAGAAACCACAACCTCTTCAAGCTCAAAGGTTTCTTCTTTCATGTAAATTTTCTTCTTTTCTGAAATTACCCTTGCAGACATTATGGTGTCTTTGAAACCTAAGGCTGAAATATGTACTTCTCGTTCCAAATACGACTCAGGTACATCTATATAAAAATATCCTTCTTCGTCACTAGAGGTTCCTTTAAGAGTTTTTAGAAAACTAATATTGGCATATGGCACAGCAGTTTTTGTTTTGTCATCATATACATGACCTTCAACCAAAACTTCTTGAGCATGACCAACACCCATTATCAATAGAAATAGTACTAAACAAATTCTCATTTTAACCTAATTT
Above is a window of Maribacter aquivivus DNA encoding:
- a CDS encoding amidase family protein, which encodes MKKHFLLLVIILLSACKNEQEAKKEEVILWKPYNDSIEVAGNVDHENGRMQYKLIQSKVLDKNDVFTPLYEEVSKLTEAAYKEMLPMILEQDIFVIRNHIKEGRLAYENLVLFYLYRIYKYELNNETTLNTIIALNKDVVEQARELDRQNEKGIAAQMQHPIYGMPILLKDNINTLGMKTTAGSIALMDNEVEDSFIVQQLKKNGALILGKVNLSEWAYFLCSGCPVGYSAYGGQTLNPYGRRVFETGGSSSGSGTAVAANYAVAAVGTETSGSILSPSSQNSVVGLKPTIGLLSRSGIVPISSTLDTPGPMTKNVKDNAILLSAMFGYDESDPASVEDNFLGVLSAGLHPIPFSEMRLGAIKELMETDSIYQQTIEDLKEAGATIIEFTPPEFAMNGFLSILNIDMRNDLKAYIKEKTNPELVKITSIADAVIFNNADSLVRIPYGQALFEGILSDTTTTTELEEIKANLEKNGRIFFDTAMDKYKLDAVLSINNYHAGYAAVAKYPALTIPMGYKASGEPISLTFIGKQFSEAYLLRIGKSYEDNFHRRVMPKDYQN
- a CDS encoding DUF2911 domain-containing protein; translation: MNHPKASPFSKIEQEVGFSKITIAYSRPSAKGRVLFGNKSNGESSLVPFGRIWRVGANESTKITFSTDVFIEGQKLVKGTYALYAFPEENEWQIVFHKNISHWGDGRLKYNAEEDALRIPVIPIQKQDFQETFLISFDDINHNGALMKWNWGSTEVSIPIQFDTKSIFQEQIYAELLNTPTAQTYYEIARYYQEQGLETIKSLGYVDKAISMGGDTYYFHRVRSLILADLKKYEAAIKASSISIVLAEKEGKDEFVRLNQNDIRRWKTLQSTNK
- the ftsY gene encoding signal recognition particle-docking protein FtsY, which encodes MSLFKKIFSSQKKETLDKGLEKTKTSFFSKLAKAVAGKSKVDDDVLDNLEEVLVSSDVGVDTTLKIIQRIEARVARDKYVGTDELNSILRAEIAGLLSETNDSDTGDIQIPKDKKPYVIMVVGVNGVGKTTTIGKLAYRFKNQGLKVVLGAADTFRAAAIDQLQVWADRVDVPIVKQQMGSDPASVAFDTLSSAVTQDADVVIIDTAGRLHNKVNLMNELTKVKRVMQKVVADTPHEVLLVLDGSTGQNAFEQAKQFTKATEVTALAITKLDGTAKGGVVIGISDQFKIPVKYIGIGEGIEDLQAFNKHEFVDSFFKI
- a CDS encoding DUF4295 domain-containing protein, with translation MAKKTVASLQTSSKRLTKAIKMVKSPKSGAYVFVEQVMAPEMVDAWIAKK
- the rpmG gene encoding 50S ribosomal protein L33 — translated: MAKKGNRIQVILECTEHKESGQPGTSRYITTKNKKNTPERLEIKKFNPILKRMTLHKEIK
- the rpmB gene encoding 50S ribosomal protein L28; translation: MSKVCEITGKKAMFGNNVSFSINKTRRRFDVNLSKKRFYIPEEDRWITIKVSTRALKSINKKGISAVLKEAKAKGFVIK
- a CDS encoding competence/damage-inducible protein A, whose product is MLAEIITIGDEILIGQIIDTNSAFIGKELNKIGISVYQITSIQDERTHLLKAFKDASERVDVVIITGGLGPTKDDITKHTLCEFFNDELVENAEVLAHVEELFAKYISNTPISDINRMQALVPSRAEVLHNANGTAPGMLIRENEVTFISMPGVPFEMKHLMTESVIPALAAYYKRPHIIHRTIVTYGVGESALAKRIEAWEDNLPSNIKLAYLPNLGKVRLRLSGKAADYDELAAAMDAECDKLYPLINDVVFGLEDDESLEETVAKLLTGKKLTLSTAESFTGGKIAEKITSIPGASNYFKGAVVSYATEAKINVLKVPKELVDKHSVVSAEVATSMAKGAKELMKTDFAIATTGNAGPTKGDSNAEVGTVFIAIDGPKSKFVQEFKMGSTRERVVEKSVNKAFELLQKEILKM
- a CDS encoding Hpt domain-containing protein, which codes for MIYNLDKINEMAEGDQDFINSVIAVFLEEVPEDLEALEIALQEKNHDQVYKLAHKIKPNVDLLGMEQTRAIALELETLGKQEANMAEIEKRFPMLKTDINQVVAELKNDFQL
- a CDS encoding fumarylacetoacetate hydrolase family protein — translated: MKIICIGRNYTAHIDELKNERPEEPVVFIKPDSSVLPKQQDFYIPEFSNDVHYEVEVLVKIKKVGKHISEEFAPTYYDEIGLGIDFTARDLQSKLKEKGLPWEKAKGFDGAAVIGEWLPKTDFKDINDLNFRLLKNDKIVQEGNTGFMLWKIDEIIAYVSTFFMLKKGDIIFTGTPAGVGKISPNDYLTGSLEDKELFTLKIK
- a CDS encoding carboxypeptidase-like regulatory domain-containing protein, which encodes MRICLVLFLLIMGVGHAQEVLVEGHVYDDKTKTAVPYANISFLKTLKGTSSDEEGYFYIDVPESYLEREVHISALGFKDTIMSARVISEKKKIYMKEETFELEEVVVSQSLGDSQVLNPVSSYSIKSGFSSAETPWVLALYFPNIGAAKKYLQKITIHVQQNSKFKRASSKFRLRIYDVDKKTKKPNHDLMRKSIVLESSKNEDYVSIDLSSMGIRMPDEGVYIGLEWIFLPYNWYTNTYKHPITNKKVVEDRFAPTFAAVYQKNQNFKTMVYGMGEWTDFAIKAPGNNENLIPAISLKLSKKK